The following are encoded in a window of Lynx canadensis isolate LIC74 chromosome B1, mLynCan4.pri.v2, whole genome shotgun sequence genomic DNA:
- the LOC115511668 gene encoding LOW QUALITY PROTEIN: 60S ribosomal protein L28-like (The sequence of the model RefSeq protein was modified relative to this genomic sequence to represent the inferred CDS: deleted 1 base in 1 codon), whose protein sequence is MRVQTYSCRHVHPLQRMVVRNCSRFRMRRTKRARGTEPHNLKARNFRYDRLIPREPMRVEPPPAEDKGVDLVEQRSGQRKPATSYVQTTMGKNAGATPSSIRHQWGPGLPLAAILRAGATLAATAWNEEEAGPPTKSS, encoded by the exons ATGCGTGTCCAGACCTACAG CTGCCGCCACGTCCACCCACTGCAACGGATGGTGGTGCGGAACTGCTCCCGCTTCCGGATGAGGAGGACCAAGCGGGCACGCGGCACCGAGCCCCATAACCTGAAAGCTCGCAACTTCCGCTACGACAGGCTGATTCCCCGCGAGCCCATGAGGGTGGAGCCGCCA CCGGCTGAAGACAAAGGCGTGGATCTCGTGGAGCAGAGATCCGGCCAGCGAAAACCCGCCACCTCCTACGTGCAGACCACCATGGGCAAGAATGCCGGGGCCACCCCCAGCAGCATCAGGCACCAGTGGGGCCCAGGTCTGCCCTTGGCTGCCATTCTCAGAGCTGGAGCCACCCTGGCAGCCACAGCCTGGAATGAAGAGGAAGCAGGCCCGCCCACCAAGAGCTCCTGA